The nucleotide sequence tgtctTATAAATATTATCTTAATTTTATTCACAGTAACTTCACATGAAGCATTACTGGAGACTGTAATGCCGTTGTTTATAGAGTTACTCACGTAGTAATCTGGGACTCCAGGAAGATGAGGATGAAGACAAGCAGTGCTGGTACACAGCAGGCACCCATCATCCAGATGGGGAAGGGCTTCTTTTCTCCCATGGGGTTGATGAACCAGCCTCTGGCTCTGGGGTTGGTCACCTCAACACCTTTTGGCACAACCAATTTCTACAAGGGGACAGGACAATATTCATTCAGCTCATTtattaccaaaacaaaaaacaacacagcaagagtaaaaaaaaagtcaagacTCTCAGTCAAGACTTCTGATAATTCTGAACTGATAGTTTGAGTTCTGTGATAttttagagagaaagaaaaaatgacGATTGTAACCAGGAACATAAACGTTGTCTTCCTTTTTATGTGCAGGACGTGGATTTACAAAGATTCTTAGACAGATTGgccaataaataatttttattattattatgattaataCTGTCAAATTAGTGTATGTGATAGACAACAGGTGTTAGCTTGCTTTATTACAACCTTGACTAAAGATCATAATCTCCCAACCTATTTTATTTACCAATGtgcccttgattttaattttcttattttatccACAGTAAAGATGATCTTTATAATATATGGACCAAATTTCTAATATGTATCTACACACATGATGAATATGAATGACTTCATGTTCACTGCTGACTTCAAGGTGAATTGTCATTTTACGTCTTGGTTTTTGTACAGTTAAACAAACGAGAAATAAAGTGTTAactagtgagctttagaggggCTGGTAGGTGGCCAGGCTAATTGTTTCCCCTGTCCAGtctgtatgctaagctaagctaactgccgATTGGCTGTACCTTCATATTTATAGGACATTAAAGAAGTATAAATTTTCTCATCTTACTCTCCACCAGAAAGTAAatttatcaaaatgtcaaaccttccctttaaaacatgtttaatttaataaacaaatCTGTGAACATATGTTTAGGCTATTTTTTATATGAAACATATTTAACTATAAATGTAGACCTATTTCGATCATTTTTCTTCCGGATTAGGGGTGTAAAAATTGCCAAATCATCAGACAAAAGCTAAACACATCTACAGGGTATGAGTGCATCACAAACCTGTGTGCAAAAGGTCTGCTTcttgaaataaaacacagatcTTTTACATAAATGAAAGACCCACCTGGCCGGGGTGAACATGACTATTCATGAATTTAACGGCTCAAAATTGTTGCACTTGTAATTCGACAAAATCCTCACCCTTAAATGCATGCTCTAAACCTTTTGACAATGACTGTCATAGAAAGTCATCTTAATAGTAATATGTCTACGTTATTTCAATTTGCTGTACTGCATACACTACTTCTGCAAAGTATTTAGATATATCATAATCCACATGATGTGAGTTACGTGACAGGAGTCAACTCACTACGACACACTTACCTGTGTGTAAGCATCCTCAATGCTGATATCCACAGCAATCATGAAGAAAATAGCAATGGGGACACCGAAATCTCCAATCAAACGACGGATCTAATGAGACAGAGAGCAAAGGATATACCATGGCAGATTTTTCATTTAGAATATTTCAGACTACACTACTATTTTCAAAACTACACCAATATAGAAGGTTGATCTTACCGGCCCGGGTAAGTAATGACCATTCTTGAAATGGCGGAGGAAGTAGGCAATGAAGAAACAACCAAACATCAGGCACATGGACAGCAGGGCAGTGTTGGGGTAAGGCCTTTCAATCTCAAGCTCATGAACGGTTACGTTGCCATCTGAATGAATCTCAATGTGCTCCTTGACAACTGGGTGGAAAGGGTTGTCCATTGAGTCGTTCAGATGATCGTAGTTCAGAATCAGAGGGTGGGTTTTGAAGATCTGAGCAAGAggagatgaaaagtcagaggaagCATATTAAGAGACAACAAATTAGGCAATTACAGTGGTGGCTAAAGGGAAATGGTGTCTGTGATGTGAAAGACATGAAGAGATGAGGTGAGGAAACCTTAATGAGCTTATTGAAGGTCTCATAAATGAAGATGAGAGAGATGAGGATGGAGAAGATTTCCTGAGTGAAGCGGGAGATATATCTGACCAGGAAGCTGCCTTCTGCGGCCACGATGATGACCACGATCACTACTAGCCACATCCCCACCCAGATCCGGCCCACAATGTATTCAATGCCCTGGGACTTGCAGAACTAGTGTGTAATGAACAAAGGAAAATAGGTGTTAATGATCCTTAACTAGGGGGGTCAGATTTATTTCAGGAGTGACAACTCATCCGTACAGAGAAAAAAGCTTCCTCAAACACCAGCAGCGGTCCAGAAAAGCCTATGACAAGGACAGGCTGGGCAGCCAAGAGACAGAAGATGACACCCTGGACGCTGGTGGAGATCATAAGCTCTGACACGCCCAtgagtttttctgttttgtcagcTAGGGTCAGAGAACAGAGAGAATTATTAACAATATCATATATGGTGAATGAACTCAAATGAATGGAGCCAGAGAGAAAAGACACATCTCTCTATCAGGAACCCTCTTTTACCCAGAAGCCCTCCAAAAGTGATGGCTGGGGANNNNNNNNNNNNNNNNNNNNNNNNNNNNNNNNNNNNNNNNNNNNNNNNNNNNNNNNNNNNNNNNNNNNNNNNNNNNNNNNNNNNNNNNNNNNNNNNNNNNGGCCGGGGTGAACATGACTATTCATGAATTTAACGGCTCAAAATTGTTGCACTTGTAATTCGACAAAATCCTCACCCTTAAATGCATGCTCTAAACCTTTTGACAATGACTGTCATAGAAAGTCATCTTAATAGTAATATGTCTACGTTATTTCAATTTGCTGTACTGCATACACTACTTCTGCAAAGTATTTAGATATATCATAATCCACATGATGTGAGTTACGTGACAGGAGTCAACTCACTACGACACACTTACCTGTGTGTAAGCATCCTCAATGCTGATATCCACAGCAATCATGAAGAAAATAGCAATGGGGACACCGAAATCTCCAATCAAACGACGGATCTAATGAGACAGAGAGCAAAGGATATACCATGGCAGATTTTTCATTTAGAATATTTCAGACTACACTACTATTTTCAAAACTACACCAATATAGAAGGTTGATCTTACCGGCCCGGGTAAGTAATGACCATTCTTGAAATGGCGGAGGAAGTAGGCAATGAAGAAACAACCAAACATCAGGCACATGGACAGCAGGGCAGTGTTGGGGTAAGGCCTTTCAATCTCAAGCTCATGAACGGTTACGTTGCCATCTGAATGAATCTCAATGTGCTCCTTGACAACTGGGTGGAAAGGGTTGTCCATTGAGTCGTTCAGATGATCGTAGTTCAGAATCAGAGGGTGGGTTTTGAAGATCTGAGCAAGAggagatgaaaagtcagaggaagCATATTAAGAGACAACAAATTAGGCAATTACAGTGGTGGCTAAAGGGAAATGGTGTCTGTGATGTGAAAGACATGAAGAGATGAGGTGAGGAAACCTTAATGAGCTTATTGAAGGTCTCATAAATGAAGATGAGAGAGATGAGGATGGAGAAGATTTCCTGAGTGAAGCGGGAGATATATCTGACCAGGAAGCTGCCTTCTGCGGCCACGATGATGACCACGATCACTACTAGCCACATCCCCACCCAGATCCGGCCCACAATGTATTCAATGCCCTGGGACTTGCAGAACTAGTGTGTAATGAACAAAGGAAAATAGGTGTTAATGATCCTTAACTAGGGGGGTCAGATTTATTTCAGGAGTGACAACTCATCCGTACAGAGAAAAAAGCTTCCTCAAACACCAGCAGCGGTCCAGAAAAGCCTATGACAAGGACAGGCTGGGCAGCCAAGAGACAGAAGATGACACCCTGGACGCTGGTGGAGATCATAAGCTCTGACACGCCCAtgagtttttctgttttgtcagcTAGGGTCAGAGAACAGAGAGAATTATTAACAATATCATATATGGTGAATGAACTCAAATGAATGGAGCCAGAGAGAAAAGACACATCTCTCTATCAGGAACCCTCTTTTACCCAGAAGCCCTCCAAAAGTGATGGCTGGGGACAGGGCTGCGAAGTAGATGAAGATGACTGCAGCGAGGACCTGAGGGTTCAGAGCGTCCGTGTAGTCGCTGAGGAAGTGACGGTAACGGCGCTTCACGTCCTTCACCATCCCACCAAAGGGATAGCCGGTACGGGCCAGAGGGTCCTCTCGCGGCACCTCTGGAGGTTTCTCGACTGGACAagtaatcaaataaaaatgacGTTAATACTGATTACACTAAATCTGCCTTTTTTATATGTGTTTTTCTAATTCCTCCAGCAGAAGCTACTTTTGTTGTTTGGTCTGgttgttttttcattgttttcttcttctttcataTAGGAATTCAACTTAACGGCAGAGTGCGAATTATACAGTGGGGTCAACCTTTTTTCCAGGTCcaaaagaaaacccagtacagcACAGACGAGGgcttcagtgaactaaaatcttacaatgcttacaatatcTTTGCTTATTTAATTAATGTCATCAAATCATTCTCATCAAAGTTTCAACTTAGgctactctttttttttttttttttagcaaatatcaaAGTTAAATTTCAAAGTTAAAactaatgccatgtttattgtgaaaggactcacaaaagacttcaaatgaaataaaaaactctatattgatgtaaaaatgtatctctacaataactaatccccaatttcactgctcatgcctgaACTCCAGTGTTAgctgacaattacataaaatatgaaattacataGTGAAATGAATAAGGTGGGTAAGTAAAATGCTAATTACGAatctctgaaggtaggaaagttaagtgtattaaagcagctagatagTTAAATACTGACATTAACCTGCTGCGCCTCCATTAGTGTGTGATGCACCGACTGGAGCAGCTGCGCCGCGAGTGATGCAGACAGAcaagattcttgaatataaggcatgagtACGGGAAATATATTGCGATATTTACAAATACAGGTAAGAAATacccccctgaactgttggTTTTGTCTCTTTTGGGGGGGTCCAATCCTTAACTAGGGGGGTCAGACCCCCGCAATCCCTACCCATAATTCGAACCATGCTTAACGGTGCTAAGGTACAATGGAAAGAGTCTGTCTGTCcgtatatatgtatgtttgtCCTTAGATTTCTCGACACACGCTCATCCGATTTGCTTCAACAATTGGCCCTTTTTAAGTGAGCTCATGTGCCAAACTATTCCTTTGCCAGGAAGTGACTGGCACGTAGCGTCATGTAAAATAGTAAATTGTCATTAAATGCTTCAATGTGTGTacatattaaacaaatgagattttACATGCTAAcaagtgagctttagaggtgctggtaagtGGCCAGACTGTTTCCCCTgtgcagtctttatgctaagctaagctaactgccaGCTGGCTGTaccttcatatttaacagacatgAAGAGGTATTNNNNNNNNNNNNNNNNNNNNNNNNNNNNNNNNNNNNNNNNNNNNNNNNNNNNNNNNNNNNNNNNNNNNNNNNNNNNNNNNNNNNNNNNNNNNNNNNNNNNAAGGACTCACAAAAgacttcaaatgaaataaaaaactctatattgatgtaaaaatgtatctctacaataactaatccccaatttcactgctcatgcctgaACTCCAGTGTTAgctgacaattacataaaatatgaaattacataGTGAAATGAATAAGGTGGGTAAGTAAAATGCTAATTACGAatctctgaaggtaggaaagttaagtgtattaaagcagctagatagTTAAATACTGACATTAACCTGCTGCGCCTCCATTAGTGTGTGATGCACCGACTGGAGCAGCTGCGCCGCGAGTGATGCAGACAGAcaagattcttgaatataaggcatgagtACGGGAAATATATTGCGATATTTACAAATACAGGTAAGAAATacccccctgaactgttggTTTTGTCTCTTTTGGGGGGGTCCAATCCTTAACTAGGGGGGTCAGACCCCCGCAATCCCTACCCATAATTCGAACCATGCTTAACGGTGCTAAGGTACAATGGAAAGAGTCTGTCTGTCcgtatatatgtatgtttgtCCTTAGATTTCTCGACACACGCTCATCCGATTTGCTTCAACAATTGGCCCTTTTTAAGTGAGCTCATGTGCCAAACTATTCCTTTGCCAGGAAGTGACTGGCACGTAGCGTCATGTAAAATAGTAAATTGTCATTAAATGCTTCAATGTGTGTacatattaaacaaatgagattttACATGCTAAcaagtgagctttagaggtgctggtaagtGGCCAGACTGTTTCCCCTgtgcagtctttatgctaagctaagctaactgccaGCTGGCTGTaccttcatatttaacagacatgAAGAGGTATTAATCTCCTAGTCTTACTCTTCAGGAGaatgcaaataataataaataagcgtattttatatatataaatatatatatataatgttataatatataaaatacgcttatttattattatttgtatcaTGAAATGGCAattatgtaattatttataGACTGTAATAATTTTCAATATGCAATTACAGTACACAAAAGTCTCACAAACAGGGGACGAAAATTAGATTAAACTGTCAGTCCAGGCTGCTCTGCACTGTAGCCTAAGTACTGATCTGTGTGCTGACCTTGGACCCTGTCACCATAGGCAAGACGGGTGTCATTGGGACGGAGTCTGTCACGCAGCATCTTCTTCTGGAAATTGATGATTGACTCAAGCATTGCATTCTCTTGGATCTCAGTGGGAGGGATCACAATGCTGCAGTCCATGAAGTCAGCGATGGCGTTTGTCAGATCTTTCTCAGTCTGGGCCAAGAAGGCCTCGAGACAGAACACCTGAACACAGAAAGCTTTTATTCACCTGCACCAAACAAAGTCGGCAACTTTTAATTTGTGGGATCTCATTGCTAAAGCTTTATGCGGCTGAACTGTTCTCATCTCTCTCACCCAGTCGGCCATCAGAGCACCCATGGCACGGCCACTTTCACTGTAGTCTATTCCGCCCTGGCTGGGGCCCACCAACACAAACACGAAGCGAACAGGGACAGATGACTCCAGGACAGAGTCCATCACCACAGAGTCACTCAGCCTCACAAAAGCCACCACTGGTTTCTGCAGGATATCCAGGACACCTATCAAAaagacacttttattttgtcatcTGCTCTAGAACCACATACAAAACCCCTGAGACACATAACTGGTCTTGAATTACATGAACATACCTGAGAGGACAACCGAGGCCTCCACGTTGTCAGAACTGTCTCTCTGCAAAAACAGCAGGTGCAGCAGTTCAATAAATGAAAGCTCTTAAGTTGATCCATGAATATGATATTAATGATTACCCAGATGATGAAAATTGATAGGACTGTAATAAACAAAATGCATACCTTCTTGGTTACAGAAAAGGTCTGCATCTGAATGTCTCCAGAGGGAGTAACCACAGTTCCTTCAGACTGACTGGAAggacaaataaaatgaacataaaGTGCATGCTGCAATCACTTTTTGTGGCAATATCATCTTGTAGAAGAAACATAGACATATTGTTTCTTGTGGGTGACCTGCGTTTCATGAGGAGAGCTCTCAGCAGGTCATCCCGATCACTGGCGCGAATCTCATTCTTGTTCAACAGCTCATCAACCACCTTCTCGGCCACAGTGGACAGACTGCTGGCATTCAGGTCAAAGATGACAGCACCTGAGGACATATGAATTGCtttagataaataaattaaactaaaacaaGTTCGATATTATCCGAATGTATGCACTGATTTCTGTTGCATTCAAAATTCCAAAGTCACCTGTGCTCATGGTCCTGCGGAGCTCGATCAGGCTCTTAAAAGTGAGATAGGAGACATGAGAAGGACCCCATTGTCCTGTGCTGGTGTTAAAGTTCTCCTCGTAGCCCACCCAGCGGCCAGTCTCCTGCCAGGTGTTGCCCTGGAGCTCATTCAGCTCCACATAGGCCTGTGTTAATGGAATGGGGTTTGTTAATAAACATACAGGCAGATAATGTTATTTTGAATTCACTTTTATGTCTGATAAGTGTGAAGAATGTCGACTAACTTGAGCATCCCCTCTTGTGGTGGCATTGGTGTTCACGTTCAGATAAGCTGaaataaagagacagaaaagtgATTTGTGCACAGATATGACAAGTCAAATCACCAACAGCTGCATAGCTTGTGAAGGGAGCCTACCCTCTGAATCACTGGGGATGACAATGGCCTCCACAGGTggctcatcctcctcttcctcttcctgcatCCTCTTCTCCAGGTTGTAGATGCCGCTCTGGCCTGGTGAAGTCCTGATGGTgtg is from Micropterus dolomieu isolate WLL.071019.BEF.003 ecotype Adirondacks linkage group LG02, ASM2129224v1, whole genome shotgun sequence and encodes:
- the slc4a1a gene encoding solute carrier family 4 member 1a (Diego blood group), yielding MENNINFEEDSDMSYEDNESTFPSPVRLTSPGQSGIYNLEKRMQEEEEEDEPPVEAIVIPSDSEAYLNVNTNATTRGDAQAYVELNELQGNTWQETGRWVGYEENFNTSTGQWGPSHVSYLTFKSLIELRRTMSTGAVIFDLNASSLSTVAEKVVDELLNKNEIRASDRDDLLRALLMKRSQSEGTVVTPSGDIQMQTFSVTKKRDSSDNVEASVVLSGVLDILQKPVVAFVRLSDSVVMDSVLESSVPVRFVFVLVGPSQGGIDYSESGRAMGALMADWVFCLEAFLAQTEKDLTNAIADFMDCSIVIPPTEIQENAMLESIINFQKKMLRDRLRPNDTRLAYGDRVQVEKPPEVPREDPLARTGYPFGGMVKDVKRRYRHFLSDYTDALNPQVLAAVIFIYFAALSPAITFGGLLAITFGGLLADKTEKLMGVSELMISTSVQGVIFCLLAAQPVLVIGFSGPLLVFEEAFFSFCKSQGIEYIVGRIWVGMWLVVIVVIIVAAEGSFLVRYISRFTQEIFSILISLIFIYETFNKLIKIFKTHPLILNYDHLNDSMDNPFHPVVKEHIEIHSDGNVTVHELEIERPYPNTALLSMCLMFGCFFIAYFLRHFKNGHYLPGPIRRLIGDFGVPIAIFFMIAVDISIEDAYTQKLVVPKGVEVTNPRARGWFINPMGEKKPFPIWMMGACCVPALLVFILIFLESQITTLIVSKPERKMLKGSGFHFDLLLLVTMGGLCSIFGVPWLSAATVRSVTHANALTVMTKGPKPEIEKVLEQRISGLLVAILVGVSIFMEPILKMIPMTALFGIFLYMGITSLSGIQMWDRMLLLITPKKYHPPDAYATRVKTLKMHLFTLIQIVCLAVLWMVKISPFSLALPFVLILTVPLRMFMTGRLFSVMEMKCLDADDAKVTFEEEPGKDVYDESPLP